Proteins found in one Parasteatoda tepidariorum isolate YZ-2023 chromosome 7, CAS_Ptep_4.0, whole genome shotgun sequence genomic segment:
- the LOC107456512 gene encoding UDP-glucose 4-epimerase isoform X1 — translation MNILNMNSKKSVFVTGGAGFIGSHTVIELLQAGYEVIVIDNFVNAVLGQKGEAPSLQRAEQITGEKITFYECDLMDKARLSSIFSQHKIDFVIHFAAVKAVGESMQKPLFYYKNNVVSTIYLLEVMKEYGVYNMVFSSSCVVYGNPQYLPIDEAHPTGNVTNVYGRTKYAVEQMLEDICRAEKQWNIISLRYFNPVGAHPSGLVGEDPTRPFTNLMPFIGQVATGKKDELVIYGSDYDTVDGTGVRDFIHVMDLATGHVAALKKLEKNSRYKVYNLGTGQGVTVAQLVECFEKVSGKKVPFRLADRRRGDIPAIWGDNGLAEKELGWKAEYGLKEMCEDYWRWQTLNPEGYRSKPHNGN, via the exons ATATGAATTCCAAGAAAAGTGTATTCGTGACTGGCGGTGCAGGATTTATTGGCAGTCACACAGTCATAGAATTGCTGCAAGCTGGATATGAAGTCATAGTCATTGACAATTTTGTCAATGCCGTCTTag gtcAAAAAGGAGAGGCTCCAAGTCTTCAAAGAGCAGAACAAATAACTGgagagaaaataacattttatgaatGTGACCTGATGGACAAAGCAAGACTATCCTCCATATTTTCTCAG cacaAAATTGATTTCGTCATACATTTTGCTGCTGTGAAGGCAGTTGGTGAATCGATGCAAAAGCCATTGTTCTATTACAAGAATAATGTTGTCAGCACAATATATCTTTTAGAG GTAATGAAGGAATACGGAGTTTATAACATGGTTTTCAGTAGCTCTTGCGTAGTTTACGGAAATCCTCAGTATCTGCCAATCGACGAAGCTCATCCCACAGGAAACGTCACAAACGTCTACGGGAGAACAAAATATGCCGTAGAGCAAATGTTAGAAGATATATGCCGggcagaaaaa CAGTGGAATATTATTTCGCTGAGATATTTTAATCCAGTTGGTGCACACCCCAGTGGTCTGGTGGGAGAAGACCCTACACGTCCTTTTACAAATCTCATGCCATTTATTGGTCAAGTGGCGACTGGAAAAAAGGATGAACTTGTAATTTATGGAAGTGATTATGATACAGTGGATGGTACAG GAGTTAGAGATTTTATACATGTGATGGATCTAGCAACAGGGCATGTAGCTGCTCTGAagaagcttgaaaaaaattccagatacAAG GTTTACAATTTGGGCACAGGGCAAGGTGTAACAGTCGCTCAATTGGTggaatgttttgaaaaagttagtGGAAAGAAA gtGCCTTTTCGGTTAGCTGATAGAAGAAGAGGAGATATACCAGCAATTTGGGGTGATAATGGTTTGGCAGAAAAAGAATTGGGTTGGAAAGCAGAATATGGATTGAAAGAAATGT gTGAAGATTATTGGAGATGGCAAACTCTCAATCCAGAAGGTTACAGAAGTAAACCACATAATGGAAATTAG
- the LOC107456512 gene encoding UDP-glucose 4-epimerase isoform X2 produces MNSKKSVFVTGGAGFIGSHTVIELLQAGYEVIVIDNFVNAVLGQKGEAPSLQRAEQITGEKITFYECDLMDKARLSSIFSQHKIDFVIHFAAVKAVGESMQKPLFYYKNNVVSTIYLLEVMKEYGVYNMVFSSSCVVYGNPQYLPIDEAHPTGNVTNVYGRTKYAVEQMLEDICRAEKQWNIISLRYFNPVGAHPSGLVGEDPTRPFTNLMPFIGQVATGKKDELVIYGSDYDTVDGTGVRDFIHVMDLATGHVAALKKLEKNSRYKVYNLGTGQGVTVAQLVECFEKVSGKKVPFRLADRRRGDIPAIWGDNGLAEKELGWKAEYGLKEMCEDYWRWQTLNPEGYRSKPHNGN; encoded by the exons ATGAATTCCAAGAAAAGTGTATTCGTGACTGGCGGTGCAGGATTTATTGGCAGTCACACAGTCATAGAATTGCTGCAAGCTGGATATGAAGTCATAGTCATTGACAATTTTGTCAATGCCGTCTTag gtcAAAAAGGAGAGGCTCCAAGTCTTCAAAGAGCAGAACAAATAACTGgagagaaaataacattttatgaatGTGACCTGATGGACAAAGCAAGACTATCCTCCATATTTTCTCAG cacaAAATTGATTTCGTCATACATTTTGCTGCTGTGAAGGCAGTTGGTGAATCGATGCAAAAGCCATTGTTCTATTACAAGAATAATGTTGTCAGCACAATATATCTTTTAGAG GTAATGAAGGAATACGGAGTTTATAACATGGTTTTCAGTAGCTCTTGCGTAGTTTACGGAAATCCTCAGTATCTGCCAATCGACGAAGCTCATCCCACAGGAAACGTCACAAACGTCTACGGGAGAACAAAATATGCCGTAGAGCAAATGTTAGAAGATATATGCCGggcagaaaaa CAGTGGAATATTATTTCGCTGAGATATTTTAATCCAGTTGGTGCACACCCCAGTGGTCTGGTGGGAGAAGACCCTACACGTCCTTTTACAAATCTCATGCCATTTATTGGTCAAGTGGCGACTGGAAAAAAGGATGAACTTGTAATTTATGGAAGTGATTATGATACAGTGGATGGTACAG GAGTTAGAGATTTTATACATGTGATGGATCTAGCAACAGGGCATGTAGCTGCTCTGAagaagcttgaaaaaaattccagatacAAG GTTTACAATTTGGGCACAGGGCAAGGTGTAACAGTCGCTCAATTGGTggaatgttttgaaaaagttagtGGAAAGAAA gtGCCTTTTCGGTTAGCTGATAGAAGAAGAGGAGATATACCAGCAATTTGGGGTGATAATGGTTTGGCAGAAAAAGAATTGGGTTGGAAAGCAGAATATGGATTGAAAGAAATGT gTGAAGATTATTGGAGATGGCAAACTCTCAATCCAGAAGGTTACAGAAGTAAACCACATAATGGAAATTAG
- the LOC107456522 gene encoding UDP-N-acetylglucosamine transferase subunit ALG14, protein MDCSICSYCMNILTTLTCLFVVRMWIVYLRIHNNKRTIPRAKTPSVKTMVVLGSGGHTFEMFQLIKNISNKFSPRIYIIANSDTLSECKAKSFEESLDNLPENYVIERIPRSREVAQSYITSVLTTLKASIFSFLLICRHMPDCLICNGPGTCVPLCLSAFLLHSLGLKHIKTIYVESICRVSTLSLSGKILYHLTDYFIVQWPDIRKKYPHAKYFGRLI, encoded by the exons ATGGATTGTTCAATTTGTTCATATTGTATGAATATTCTCACCACTTTGACGTGCCTATTTGTTGTCCGCATGTGGATTGTTTACTTACGCATCCACAATAATAAACGTACTATTCCCCGAGCAAAAACTCCATCCGTTAAAACGATGGTTGTTTTAGGATCtg gtGGACATACATTTGAAATGTTtcagcttataaaaaatataagtaataaatttagtccaagaatttatataattgcAAATTCTGATACATTGAGTGAATGCAAGGCAAAATCATTTGAAGAATCTTTAGAtaat TTACCTGAAAACTATGTGATTGAAAGAATACCAAGAAGTAGAGAAGTTGCACAATCGTATATAACCTCTGTTTTGACAACTCTTAAGgcttcaattttttcattcttattaatatGCAGACATATGCCAGATTGT CTTATTTGCAATGGCCCTGGTACATGTGTTCCTTTGTGTTTGTCAGCCTTTTTACTTCAT aGTCTGGGtttgaaacatattaaaacaaTCTATGTAGAGAGCATATGCAGAGTTTCAACATTGTCTTTAAGTGGTAAAATACTTTATCATCTCACTGATTATTTTATAGTGCAATGGCCGGACATAAGAAAGAAGTACCCTCACGCCAAATATTTTGgaagattgatttaa